The Bombus pyrosoma isolate SC7728 linkage group LG3, ASM1482585v1, whole genome shotgun sequence genome has a segment encoding these proteins:
- the LOC122565687 gene encoding uncharacterized protein LOC122565687 isoform X2 produces the protein MHFWINKPAGRYYGFTGRRYPATPLPKTRLNQSRYNADLRQMVTPLHRFQNLNAMGNTAGPIGSTQHLQLNNISNNVTTAGNNQLILSNTTSNGTNRSFLDFSEFNDAELASYRLRCGVSITFVLATGFVAAAKFYFSDRGQGIEILVFWGLLTLLLLFSCLYSILCCRHHHNSHEEHQIQEERIASVTGTTPIPNENIRPISVVRQNPPPPYHIAILIPSNNLPEEAPPPSYDKIMR, from the exons ATGCATTTCTGGATTAACAAACCGGCGGGCAGGTATTACGGTTTCACTGGCCGCCGATACCCCGCCACACCTTTGCCAAAGACCCGCTTga ATCAATCTAGATATAATGCAGATTTGAGACAAATGGTTACTCCACTTCACCGATTTCAAAATCTGAATGCTATGGGAAATACAGCTGGTCCTA TTGGCTCTACTCAACACCTCCAGTTAAACAACATCTCCaa taATGTAACAACTGCTGGGAATAATCAATTGATATTATCAAATACTACATCAAATGGAACAAATAGGAGCTTTTTGGATTTTTCGGAATTTAATGATGCAGAACTTGCAAGTTACAGATTACGGTGTGGTGTTTCGATAACGTTTGTGCTTGCAACAGGATTTGTGGCTgctgcaaaattttatttcagtgaTAGA GGTCAAGGTATAGAAATACTCGTATTTTGGGGtctattaacattattattattattttcatgctTATACTCTATTTTATGTTGTCGACATCATCACAATAGTCATGAAGAACATCAAATTCAAGAGGAGCGCATTGCATCTGTGACTGGTACAACTCCAATACctaatgaaaatattagacCCATTTCTGTAGTAAGACAGAATCCACCACCACCCTATCATATTGCTATTTTGATTCCCTCGAACAATCTACCAGAAGAAGCTCCACCACCATCTTATGACAAAATTATGCGTTAg
- the LOC122566346 gene encoding tRNA N(3)-methylcytidine methyltransferase METTL2 produces MEESILKLQQNELNDKRPQFGNRVLSNSDNIFQHNAWDNVVWDEEQRKLAQLKVDENSTIILSNERIQEYESKADKYWDKFYEIHENKFFKDRHWLFTEFPELAADIVKQNVKQPLRSTTENTSENNQGSYIKILDLPSKKGNKILEIGCGVGNTVFPILLYNKDPNLFVYCCDFSDKAIDILKQNSSYDTSRCKAFVLDVIQEKWETPFAPESLDIIVLIFVLSAIHPEKMKHVIQQVHKYLKPGGLVLFRDYGRYDLAQLRFKKGSCLAENFYLRGDGTRVYFFTQEEIRTLFTSCGFAEEQNLVDRRLQINRGKQLKMYRVWIQGKYRK; encoded by the exons atggaagaaagtatactaaaattacaacaaaacgaattaaatgataaaagacCACAATTTGGTAACAGAGTCCTCTCCAACAGtgacaatatatttcaacataacGCGTG gGACAATGTTGTGTGGGATGAGGAGCAGCGAAAGTTAGCTCAATTAAAAGTGGATGAAAATTCGAccataattttatcaaatgaaAGAATTCAGGAATATGAGAGCAAGGCTGATAAATATTGGGATaagttttatgaaatacatgaaaataa atttttcaaagataGGCACTGGTTATTTACAGAATTTCCTGAGCTAGCTGCTGATATTGTAAAGCAAAATGTTAAACAACCTCTGAGATCTACAACTGAAAACACAAGTGAAAATAACCAAGGATCTTATATAAAGATCCTTGATTTACCTAGTAAgaagggaaataaaattctagaaattgGTTGTGGAGTAGGAAACACAGTATTTCCAatacttttgtataataaagaTCCAAACTTATTTGTATATTGTTGTGATTTTTCTGATAAAGCAATAGATATATTAAAGCAGAATTCTTCTTATGACACATCCAG ATGCAAAGCATTTGTTCTTGATGTAATACAAGAGAAATGGGAAACTCCTTTTGCACCAGAAAGTTTGGATATTATAGTGCTGATATTTGTCCTTTCAGCTATTCATCctgaaaa AATGAAACATGTTATACAACAAGTACATAAGTATTTAAAACCAGGTGGATTAGTCTTATTTCGAGATTACGGAAGATATGATTTAGCTCAATTAAGATTTAAGAAGGGCAGTTGTCttgcagaaaatttttatcttcgagGCGATGGGACCagagtatatttttttacccaag AAGAAATCAGGACCCTGTTTACAAGTTGTGGTTTCGCAGAAGAGCAAAATCTTGTAGATAGaagattacaaattaatagaGGGAAGCAACTTAAAATGTACAGAGTATGGATTCaaggaaaatatagaaaataa
- the LOC122566283 gene encoding protein HID1, which translates to MGNADTKLNFRKAVVQLTSKTQVIDASDDNFWDQFWSENVTNVQDIFTLIPAPEIRILREEAPSNLATLCYKAVEKLVKAVDNSCRTQREQQTVLNCCRLLTRLLPYIFEDPDWKGFFWSSLPGKEDEESIPLAHSLLNALCDLLFCPDFTVAANRKSGPDKAEELQSIDSCEYIWEAGVGFAHSPPRYPILDSNRTELLKLLLTCFSETMYNPPLDLSVTPNRWIQHLTSSENRHALPMFTSLLNTVCAYDPVGLGVPYNHLLFTDSLEPLVDVALQILIVTLDHDTSGGTPLEEGSIGDNLFINYLSRIHRDEDFQFVLKGITRLLNNPLMQTYLPNSTKKVHFHQELLVFFWKMCDYNKKFLYYVLKSSDVLEVLVPILYHLNDSRADQSRVGLMHIGVFILLLLSGERNFGVRLNKPYTATVPMDIPVFTGTHADLLVTVFHKIITTGHQRLQPLFDCLLTILVNVSPYLKTLSMVASTKLLHLLEAFSTPWFLFSAPTNHHLVFFLLEIFNNIIQYQFDGNSNLVYTIIRKRQVFHALANLPSDCNTIAKSLSKRQRRHVPASTSNENVNEAAMEGSHPAQPAEPGTLKATLLETPGIEKMTEKESAHPLSPSVNIDVGKPNHQNNLNAAEDLMNSTSKSSVIPKGGIRVAEHMNSSNNINQWVPSSEWVYQWKSKLPLQTIMRLLQVLVPQVEKICIDKGLTDESEILKFLQHGTLVGLLPVPHPILIRRYQANAGTTAWFRTYMWGVIYLRNVEPPIWYDTDVKLFEIQRV; encoded by the exons ATGGGAAATGCTGACACAAagttaaattttcgaaaagcAGTTGTACAATTAACATCAAAGACACAG gtGATTGATGCTTCAGATGACAATTTCTGGGATCAATTTTGGTCCGAAAACGTGACTAATGTAcaagatatttttactttaatccCTGCACCTGAAATTCGGATACTAAGAGAAGAAGCTCCTTCTAATTTAGCCACATTGTGTTACAAAGCAGTGGAAAAATTAGTAAAAGCAGTTGATAATAGTTGTAGAACCCAGAGAGAACAACAAACTGTTTTAAACTGTTGTCGCTTGTTAACAAgattattaccatatattttTGAGGATCCTGATTGGAAGGGATTCTTTTGGTCCAGTTTACCTGGTAAAGAAGATGAAGAGAGTATACCATTGGCTCATTCGTTACTCAATGCTCTTTGT gatTTACTATTTTGTCCTGACTTTACAGTAGCTGCAAATAGAAAATCTGGCCCT gATAAGGCAGAAGAACTGCAATCTATAGATAGTTGTGAATATATCTGGGAAGCTGGTGTAGGATTTGCACATTCACCTCCTAGATATCCAATTTTAGATTCGAACAGAacagaattattaaagttattacTCACTTGCTTCAGCGAAACCATGTATAATCCTCCCTTGGATTTGTCAGTGACTCCAAACAGGTGGATTCAACACTTAACTAGTTCTGAAAATAG ACATGCTTTACCTATGTTCACATCATTGTTGAATACAGTATGTGCATATGATCCTGTTGGACTTGGAGTGCCATacaatcatttattatttactgatTCGTTAGAACCATTAGTTGATGTTGCATTACAAATCCTTATAGTAACACTAGATCATGATACTAGTGGTGGTACTCCATTAGAAGAAGGAAGTATTGgagataatttattcattaattatctGAGTCGAATTCACCGAGATGAAG ATTTTCAGTTTGTATTAAAAGGTATTAcaagattattaaataatccaTTAATGCAGACGTATTTGCCAAATTCAACTAAGAAAGTACATTTCCACCAAGAATTATTGGTatttttttggaaaatgtgtgactataataagaaatttttatactatGTACTAAAAAGTTCAGATGTTCTTGAAGTACTAGTACCTATATTGTATCATTTAAATGATTCGCGTGCAGatcaat cTCGTGTTGGATTAATGCATATCGgagtatttattttactactATTGAGTGGAGAACGTAATTTCGGTGTTAGATTAAATAAACCATATACAGCTACTGTACCTATGGATATTCCCGTTTTTACAG GTACACATGCTGATTTGTTGGTCACTGTATTTCACAAGATAATCACAACCGGACACCAAAGATTACAGCCATTATTTGATTGTTTACTAACAATTCTAGTCAATGTGTCTCCATATCTTAAAACTCTATCAATGGTGGCTAGTACTAAGCTATTACATTTACTTGAAGCATTTAGCACTCCATGGTTTTTATTTTCAGCACCTACCAATCATCATTtggtattttttcttttggaaATCTTTAACAATATCATTCAG tatcAATTTGATGGAAATAGTAACTTGGTTTATACTATAATACGTAAAAGGCAAGTGTTTCATGCATTAGCAAATTTACCAAGTGACTGTAATACAATCGCAAAATCTCTCAGTAAAAGACAACGACGACATGTACCCGCTAGTACATCTAATGAAAATGTCAATGAAGCAGCAATGGAAGGTTCACATCCTGCGCAACCTGCAGAACCTGGAACTTTGAAAGCAACCTTATTAGAAACACCAG GTATTGAAAAAATGACTGAGAAAGAGTCTGCACATCCATTAAGTCCTTCAGTAAATATTGATGTAGGAAAACCTAATCATCAAAATAACTTGAATGCTGCAGAGGATTTAATGAATTCTACTTCTAAAAGTTCTGTTATACCA AAAGGCGGTATCAGAGTAGCAGAACATATGAAttcttctaataatataaatcagtGGGTTCCTTCTAGCGAATGGGTATATCAATGGAAAAGTAAACTTCCATTACAAACTATTATGCGATTGCTTCAAGTTCTCGTACCTCAAGTTGAGAAGATATGCATTGATAA ggGACTTACTGATGAAAgcgaaattttgaaatttttgcaaCATGGTACATTAGTTGGCTTATTACCAGTACCACACCCTATTCTTATTAGAAGATATCAAGCAAACGCAGGAACAACTGCTTGGTTTAGAACATATATGTGGGGCGTTATATATTTAAGGAATGTTGAACCACCGATTTGGTATGATACTGATGTAAAGTTATTTGAAATCCAAAGAGTTTAA
- the LOC122565687 gene encoding uncharacterized protein LOC122565687 isoform X1 gives MHFWINKPAGRYYGFTGRRYPATPLPKTRLNQSRYNADLRQMVTPLHRFQNLNAMGNTAGPSNMNTCRMIRTTIRPNNETQHFPVGSTQHLQLNNISNNVTTAGNNQLILSNTTSNGTNRSFLDFSEFNDAELASYRLRCGVSITFVLATGFVAAAKFYFSDRGQGIEILVFWGLLTLLLLFSCLYSILCCRHHHNSHEEHQIQEERIASVTGTTPIPNENIRPISVVRQNPPPPYHIAILIPSNNLPEEAPPPSYDKIMR, from the exons ATGCATTTCTGGATTAACAAACCGGCGGGCAGGTATTACGGTTTCACTGGCCGCCGATACCCCGCCACACCTTTGCCAAAGACCCGCTTga ATCAATCTAGATATAATGCAGATTTGAGACAAATGGTTACTCCACTTCACCGATTTCAAAATCTGAATGCTATGGGAAATACAGCTGGTCCTAGTAATATGAATACTTGTAGAATGATAAGAACAACGATAAGACCAAACAATGAAACACAACATTTTCCAGTTGGCTCTACTCAACACCTCCAGTTAAACAACATCTCCaa taATGTAACAACTGCTGGGAATAATCAATTGATATTATCAAATACTACATCAAATGGAACAAATAGGAGCTTTTTGGATTTTTCGGAATTTAATGATGCAGAACTTGCAAGTTACAGATTACGGTGTGGTGTTTCGATAACGTTTGTGCTTGCAACAGGATTTGTGGCTgctgcaaaattttatttcagtgaTAGA GGTCAAGGTATAGAAATACTCGTATTTTGGGGtctattaacattattattattattttcatgctTATACTCTATTTTATGTTGTCGACATCATCACAATAGTCATGAAGAACATCAAATTCAAGAGGAGCGCATTGCATCTGTGACTGGTACAACTCCAATACctaatgaaaatattagacCCATTTCTGTAGTAAGACAGAATCCACCACCACCCTATCATATTGCTATTTTGATTCCCTCGAACAATCTACCAGAAGAAGCTCCACCACCATCTTATGACAAAATTATGCGTTAg